The Cynocephalus volans isolate mCynVol1 chromosome 2, mCynVol1.pri, whole genome shotgun sequence genome window below encodes:
- the FASTKD3 gene encoding FAST kinase domain-containing protein 3, mitochondrial — protein sequence MALITLRRNLRRLSDVWINRALAVLKNQPVNHVHKVVKEHLSPWFCSLQPEPFRVRFHHACCKKFHSENGNDLHPVGEPLFSQVDDWDRLEQNLKNEDEQIFYRRLNSFTSSEEVLSFISTLETLSDAMAAGALQRICEVGKKDDNQRLPKEILENSIFQALCFRFEQEPSHLSNTSLVTVLQALILLSMDPQSSLLLNLVAECQNRLKRGGLEVRNLCILGESLIRLQGPSCVTLEPIIYQLQVEKLETFTPEDIVSLYRILQACTDKVDQHQMFLNKINNFSLSLVSSLSPKLISQMLTALVVLNQTQALPLVIKLGKYVVRHISQFTDEELVKVLEAFIYFGYNDRFFTKALEQHVAALCLTLDPEVVSKVMEYCGRKQILSKPIFNAVAETFVCQSEKFSPSQISELIEPFGKLNYLPPNASALFRKLENVLFTHFNYFPPKTLLKLLHSCSLIECHPVNFMAKIFSPFFLQQLQGEQSYLDRLNLAQLTQLFLTSVLECPFYKGPELLPKYQVRSFISLCCSLETPMDFQLYKSVKTGLIDLLGARLYFASKVLTPYCYTIDIEIKLDEDGFVLPFTVVEDVHKRVALCIDGPKRFCSNSTHLLGREAIKQRHLRLLGYQVVQIPYHEIEILKSRLEVVKYLQRKLFSQNTGVHW from the exons ATGGCTTTAATCACCTTGCGGAGGAACCTTCGTCGTTTGTCTGATGTTTGGATAAATAGAGCTCTGGCTGTTCTGAAAAATCAACCTGTAAATCATGTTCACAAGGTAGTCAAGGAGCATCTGAGTCCTTGGTTCTGTTCACTACAGCCTGAGCCTTTCAGGGTCAGGTTCCATCATGCCTGTTGTAAAAAGTTCCATTCAGAAAATGGAAATGACCTACATCCAGTTGGTGAGCCACTGTTTTCTCAAGTAGACGACTGGGATAGGCTTgaacaaaatcttaaaaatgaGGACGAACAGATCTTTTACAGGAGACTAAACAGTTTCACCTCATCGGAAGAAGTGTTAAGTTTTATAAGCACACTGGAAACCCTGTCTGATGCTATGGCAGCAGGAGCTTTACAACGGATTTGTGaagtgggaaaaaaagatgataatCAAAGGCTGCCGAAAGAAATACTGGAGAATAGCATCTTTCAGGCTCTGTGCTTTCGGTTTGAACAGGAGCCCTCACATCTGTCAAACACGAGTTTGGTGACTGTTCTGCAGGCTCTGATTCTCTTGAGCATGGATCCTCAAAGTAGCCTGTTACTGAACCTAGTGGCAGAATGCCAAAATCGCCTCAAAAGAGGTGGCCTGGAAGTTCGCAATCTTTGTATTCTTGGAGAAAGTCTGATTAGACTGCAAGGTCCAAGTTGTGTGACACTGGAACCGATTATATATCAACTGCAagttgaaaaattggaaacatttaCCCCAGAGGATATTGTGTCCCTTTATAGAATACTGCAAGCATGTACTGATAAAGTGGACCAACACCAGAtgtttttaaataagataaacaaTTTCTCCCTTTCATTAGTTTCCAGCCTGAGTCCTAAATTGATTAGCCAAATGCTCACTGCCCTGGTGGTTCTTAATCAAACGCAGGCACTTCCTCTGGTTATAAAATTGGGTAAATATGTAGTGAGGCACATCTCTCAATTCACTGATGAAGAGCTTGTGAAAGTCTTAGAggctttcatatattttgggtACAATGACAGATTTTTTACAAAAGCCCTAGAGCAACATGTAGCTGCACTGTGTCTCACCTTGGACCCTGAAGTTGTCAGCAAAGTCATGGAGTACTGCGGGAGAAAACAGATTCTTTCAAAACCCATCTTCAATGCAGTGGCAGAAACTTTTGTTTGCCAATCAGAAAAATTTTCACCTAGTCAGATTTCTGAATTAATTGAACCATTCGGAAAACTCAATTATTTGCCACCGAACGCCTCTGCTCTATTTAGGAAGCTAGAAAATGTGCTGTTCActcatttcaattattttcctCCCAAAACACTATTGAAACTTCTGCATTCGTGTTCACTTATTGAATGTCATCCAGTCAACTTTATGGCAAAAATATTCAGCCCTTTTTTTCTTCAACAGCTGCAAG gTGAACAATCATATTTGGACAGATTGAATCTGGCACAGCTAACTCAACTTTTCTTAACCTCAGTCCTAGAATGCCCTTTCTATAAG GGTCCAGAACTTCTTCCTAAATATCAAGTGagatcatttatttctttatgctgTTCCCTGGAGACTCCTATGGATTTTCAGCTGTATAAATCTGTGAAGACTGGACTGATTGACCTTTTAGGAGCAAGATTGTATTTTGCTTCAAAAGTGTTAACACCCTATTGTTATACAATAG atattgaaattaaattagatGAAGATGGATTTGTATTGCCATTTACAGTTGTTGAAGATGTccataaaag AGTAGCATTATGCATTGACGGGCCAAAAAGATTTTGCTCTAATAGCACACACTTACTAGGAAGAGAAGCGATTAAACAAAGACACCTACGGCTACTTGGTTATCAAGTTGTACAG